Proteins encoded within one genomic window of Desulforegulaceae bacterium:
- a CDS encoding NIL domain-containing protein — translation MRSKILILRFPEDQAHEALVCNLAKDFRLTFAILHAEILPRKEGLLVLDLSGPAANFDSGVKYLKEKGVSVKTAAQEIIRDEASCVHCGACTAVCLTQALYIKRPEMTVEFDQDKCSACELCVVTCPVKAMIASPKNENFF, via the coding sequence TTGCGTTCCAAAATTCTTATTTTAAGGTTTCCCGAGGACCAAGCTCACGAAGCTCTTGTATGCAATCTTGCAAAAGACTTCAGGCTGACATTTGCTATTTTACATGCTGAAATTCTTCCAAGAAAAGAAGGACTTCTTGTTCTTGACCTTTCAGGCCCAGCTGCAAACTTTGATTCAGGGGTAAAATATCTTAAAGAAAAGGGAGTCTCTGTTAAAACTGCCGCCCAGGAAATAATCAGAGATGAAGCTTCTTGTGTTCATTGCGGAGCTTGTACTGCTGTTTGTCTTACCCAGGCACTTTATATTAAAAGACCTGAAATGACTGTTGAGTTTGATCAGGATAAGTGCAGTGCCTGCGAACTCTGCGTAGTGACTTGCCCTGTAAAGGCAATGATTGCAAGTCCGAAAAACGAAAACTTTTTTTAA
- the thyX gene encoding FAD-dependent thymidylate synthase, with amino-acid sequence MINSKAFISGHTKKPSNFCLAAARISTTKGSALEIYKDSMEKEDTSLIEKVLSMGHHSVSEHIYFNIIFDNVSVITEQFMIEFRLASFTVKSRRYVDYKKMGFVFPELRFKDDLSEDEKKELEKEYNQGMEALFKAYSELTENEVPREDARFILPYSFRSNFYCTVNARELMKIIYSACYGRGSKYPEIKKLGKMLLEQAREVFKEPFSMIEKIAGFKDNLPLFTNSLLNSQVQSSCLSEKKVELLSSTENASYKMVVSQIIGQTGISTENAQKTIKENPKVYNDIISETIADGRARALENISFGFRINRISLAGLTHLVRHRIQSIIVPDLSTGVRFDDFILPESIKNNPKLNEVYNNSYEKHLDLYKKFKEKLKFKEDLVYFALAGMRLDVVTSMNARELFHFLRLRTCMRAQWEIREFAYEMLSLLRAKEPDLFKKVGPGCFMDGVCPEGKFTCKKMDEVRQLISRL; translated from the coding sequence ATGATAAATTCAAAAGCTTTTATTTCAGGCCATACGAAAAAGCCTTCCAATTTTTGTCTTGCAGCAGCAAGAATTTCAACCACTAAAGGCAGTGCCCTTGAAATTTATAAAGATAGCATGGAAAAAGAAGACACCTCATTAATAGAAAAAGTGCTCTCCATGGGCCATCATTCTGTAAGTGAGCATATTTATTTCAATATAATTTTTGATAATGTATCTGTAATTACCGAACAATTTATGATTGAGTTTAGACTTGCATCTTTTACTGTAAAGTCAAGAAGATATGTTGATTATAAGAAGATGGGCTTTGTTTTTCCGGAATTAAGATTCAAGGATGATCTTTCTGAAGATGAAAAAAAAGAGCTTGAAAAAGAATATAATCAAGGAATGGAAGCTCTTTTCAAAGCTTATTCAGAGTTAACTGAAAATGAGGTTCCAAGGGAAGATGCAAGATTTATTCTGCCATATAGTTTCAGGAGTAATTTTTATTGCACTGTGAATGCCAGGGAATTGATGAAAATAATTTATTCTGCTTGCTATGGAAGAGGTTCAAAATATCCTGAGATAAAAAAATTAGGCAAGATGCTTTTGGAACAGGCAAGAGAAGTTTTTAAAGAACCTTTTTCCATGATAGAAAAAATTGCAGGTTTTAAAGATAATCTTCCTTTATTTACAAATTCTCTTTTAAATTCTCAGGTTCAAAGTAGCTGTCTTTCTGAAAAAAAAGTTGAGCTTTTGTCTTCAACAGAAAATGCTTCATATAAAATGGTTGTTTCACAAATTATTGGGCAAACAGGTATCTCAACTGAAAATGCCCAAAAAACAATTAAAGAAAACCCGAAAGTTTACAATGATATTATTTCTGAAACCATAGCAGACGGAAGGGCAAGAGCTTTAGAAAATATCAGCTTTGGATTTAGGATAAACAGAATAAGCCTTGCAGGGCTTACTCATCTTGTAAGGCATAGAATTCAGTCAATTATTGTTCCTGATCTTTCAACTGGGGTAAGGTTTGATGATTTTATTTTACCTGAAAGCATTAAAAACAATCCCAAGCTTAATGAAGTTTACAACAATTCTTATGAAAAGCATTTGGATTTATATAAAAAATTTAAAGAAAAGCTTAAATTTAAAGAAGATCTTGTTTATTTTGCTTTGGCAGGAATGAGACTTGATGTGGTTACTTCAATGAATGCCAGAGAACTTTTTCATTTTTTACGTTTGAGGACATGTATGAGAGCCCAATGGGAAATAAGGGAGTTTGCCTATGAAATGCTTTCATTGTTAAGAGCAAAAGAGCCCGATCTTTTTAAGAAAGTAGGGCCTGGTTGCTTTATGGACGGAGTTTGTCCAGAAGGTAAATTTACCTGTAAAAAAATGGATGAGGTTAGGCAATTAATTTCTAGACTATAA
- a CDS encoding phosphoribosyl-ATP diphosphatase, translating to MKSFEELFEELKMKKDSNDPNSGTVKELKSGIHEIGKKILEEAGEVWIASEYEGKEKTAEEISQLLYHIQVMMLACDLTLEDVYKYL from the coding sequence ATGAAAAGTTTTGAAGAATTGTTTGAAGAGCTTAAAATGAAAAAAGATTCAAATGACCCCAACTCAGGAACTGTAAAAGAACTTAAGAGCGGCATCCATGAAATAGGGAAAAAGATTCTTGAAGAAGCAGGGGAAGTCTGGATTGCTTCGGAATATGAAGGTAAGGAAAAAACAGCTGAAGAAATTTCCCAGCTTCTATATCATATTCAGGTAATGATGCTTGCCTGTGATTTGACACTTGAAGATGTTTACAAATATTTATAG
- a CDS encoding 3-isopropylmalate dehydratase small subunit translates to MKNFNGKVLFLDRDDINTDEIIPARYLTEISKEALKPYLLEDLKLEGLDLKDIEDASVIITKGNFGCGSSREHAPWAFEVNGINLVIAKSFARIFRQNMFNCGMMAVTLESDEIEMIFSEFLNVKDVYIETDFDNKKFTIRGSGKRKEVPFSISEFDSKLVKSGGWVDFADKNY, encoded by the coding sequence ATGAAAAACTTTAATGGGAAAGTCCTTTTTCTTGATAGAGATGATATTAATACAGATGAAATAATACCTGCAAGATATCTCACTGAAATTTCAAAAGAGGCCTTAAAACCATATCTTTTAGAAGATCTCAAGCTTGAAGGATTGGATTTGAAAGATATTGAAGATGCTTCTGTTATTATTACAAAAGGAAACTTTGGCTGTGGCTCTTCTAGAGAGCATGCTCCTTGGGCTTTTGAAGTAAACGGAATCAATCTTGTTATAGCAAAATCCTTTGCAAGAATTTTTCGTCAGAATATGTTTAATTGTGGGATGATGGCTGTAACCCTTGAAAGCGATGAAATTGAAATGATTTTCAGTGAGTTTTTAAATGTAAAAGACGTTTATATTGAAACTGATTTTGATAACAAAAAATTTACCATAAGAGGATCTGGTAAAAGAAAAGAAGTTCCTTTTTCAATTTCAGAGTTTGATTCAAAGCTTGTAAAATCAGGCGGATGGGTTGATTTTGCTGATAAAAACTATTAA
- the mnmA gene encoding tRNA 2-thiouridine(34) synthase MnmA: protein MKEKIAVAVSGGIDSLVAAFILKRKKIEITGFHFFTGYESKKKSVIKDEITQMCDKIDLPVVFIDIKKDFEDKIVSYFKKSYTKGLTPNPCLMCNPLIKFGLLLKEANKRDIKKIATGHYVKTIKDNDGNLFIAKANDPLKDQSYFLSMVLKENLQNSIFPIGHLKKSQVRKIAKNFNLTPTQKDESQDICFIKNKNYKLFLEQDKKLDFAPGKIIDKTGKTIGFHKGVHNFTIGQRKGINCPGPHPYYILETNPETKTIIVGKKEDLDSYSLLGSNFNWFKYPEKFPFEAQFKTRYSQKCQKGKILKIKDNLFKVEFNSAVSSVTPGQGVVVYDKEIIIGAGFIVKNEKI, encoded by the coding sequence ATGAAAGAAAAAATAGCAGTAGCTGTAAGCGGCGGTATAGACTCACTTGTCGCTGCTTTTATTTTAAAAAGAAAAAAAATTGAAATAACAGGATTTCACTTTTTTACCGGCTATGAGTCCAAAAAAAAATCTGTTATAAAAGATGAAATAACCCAGATGTGCGATAAAATTGATCTCCCTGTTGTTTTCATTGATATAAAAAAAGATTTTGAAGATAAAATTGTATCTTACTTTAAAAAATCTTATACAAAAGGATTGACTCCAAATCCCTGTCTTATGTGCAATCCCTTGATTAAATTTGGACTTCTCCTTAAAGAAGCAAACAAAAGAGATATAAAAAAAATTGCAACAGGCCATTATGTAAAAACAATTAAAGACAATGATGGTAATCTTTTTATTGCAAAGGCAAATGACCCCTTAAAGGATCAATCTTATTTTCTTTCAATGGTTCTTAAGGAAAATCTTCAAAACTCAATATTTCCAATTGGACACTTAAAAAAATCCCAGGTCAGAAAAATTGCAAAAAATTTCAATCTTACTCCAACTCAAAAAGATGAGAGCCAGGATATTTGTTTTATAAAAAACAAAAACTATAAATTATTTTTAGAACAGGACAAAAAACTAGATTTTGCCCCAGGTAAAATAATTGATAAAACTGGTAAAACAATAGGCTTTCACAAAGGTGTTCATAATTTTACCATTGGCCAAAGAAAAGGAATAAACTGCCCTGGACCTCATCCTTATTATATTCTTGAAACGAACCCTGAAACTAAAACAATAATTGTAGGAAAAAAAGAAGATCTTGATTCATATTCACTTCTTGGGTCAAACTTCAATTGGTTTAAATACCCAGAAAAATTTCCTTTTGAAGCCCAATTTAAAACAAGGTATTCCCAGAAATGCCAAAAAGGCAAAATTTTAAAAATTAAGGATAATTTATTCAAGGTTGAATTCAATTCCGCTGTAAGCTCAGTGACTCCAGGCCAAGGCGTTGTTGTTTACGACAAAGAAATAATTATTGGAGCAGGATTTATAGTAAAAAATGAAAAAATTTAA
- a CDS encoding HAD family phosphatase, translating into MDIKLVLLDFGGVIAEEGFKKGITDLALKNDLDVDSLKKTGFDLVYDSGFTRGKTDSDKFWNLFKEKTGINEENDKLTEFILDRFILRPEMINFIKWLRKNNLRTAILSDQTNWLEKLDRKNDFFKYFDRVFNSYHLKITKKEPEIFDYVLKEMNELPENTLFVDDHNPHIKRALNKKINSILFKDLNDFKKQIKTYFKDAEF; encoded by the coding sequence TTGGATATAAAACTTGTTTTATTGGATTTTGGGGGAGTAATAGCAGAAGAAGGTTTTAAAAAAGGAATAACAGACCTTGCCTTAAAAAATGATCTTGATGTTGATTCCTTAAAAAAAACAGGATTTGATCTTGTATATGATAGCGGATTTACCAGGGGTAAGACTGACTCGGATAAATTTTGGAACCTTTTTAAGGAAAAAACAGGTATAAATGAAGAAAACGACAAACTTACAGAATTTATTCTTGATAGATTTATCTTAAGACCTGAAATGATTAACTTTATCAAATGGCTTAGAAAAAACAATCTCAGAACTGCCATTTTAAGTGATCAAACCAATTGGCTTGAAAAGCTTGACAGGAAAAATGACTTTTTTAAGTATTTTGACAGGGTTTTTAATTCCTATCATCTTAAAATAACTAAAAAAGAGCCTGAAATCTTTGATTATGTTTTAAAAGAAATGAACGAACTTCCTGAAAACACTTTATTTGTTGATGATCATAATCCCCATATTAAACGTGCTTTGAATAAAAAAATTAACTCAATTTTGTTTAAAGATTTGAATGATTTTAAAAAGCAGATAAAAACATATTTTAAAGACGCAGAGTTTTAG
- the hisG gene encoding ATP phosphoribosyltransferase, with protein MLKIALPNKGSLSEDAVKLVKAAGYSSRRIGKELMVSDLENMIDFVFLRPRDIAVYVSRGILDLGITGRDLALDSKTNVNEVFKLGFGKSYFSYACKKGAFESVEELDHKRIATSYPEIVRSDFNKRGLKADIVKLDGAVEISIELGVADAIADVVETGRTLKDAGLETLGDPVLNSEAVLISRNLKTLENKEAYIFTERIKGILTAREYVIIEYDVEEKLLEKAAAITPGIESPTVSPLSKKGWIAIKSMVRKKEVNFMMDKLVELGARGVIVIDIRTCRI; from the coding sequence ATGTTAAAAATAGCTCTTCCTAATAAGGGAAGTTTGTCTGAAGATGCAGTAAAGCTTGTAAAAGCTGCTGGATACTCATCAAGGCGTATAGGCAAAGAACTCATGGTTTCAGATTTAGAAAACATGATAGATTTTGTTTTTCTAAGACCAAGGGATATTGCTGTTTATGTGAGCAGAGGGATTTTGGATCTTGGAATAACAGGACGAGATCTTGCCCTTGACAGTAAAACCAATGTAAACGAAGTTTTTAAACTTGGGTTTGGAAAGTCTTATTTTTCCTATGCTTGTAAAAAAGGGGCTTTTGAATCAGTGGAGGAGCTGGATCATAAGCGGATTGCAACTTCATATCCGGAAATAGTTCGTTCAGACTTTAACAAAAGAGGGTTAAAAGCTGATATAGTAAAGCTTGACGGAGCTGTTGAAATATCAATCGAGCTTGGAGTGGCAGATGCAATTGCAGATGTGGTGGAAACGGGCAGAACTTTAAAAGATGCAGGTCTTGAAACTCTTGGAGATCCTGTTTTAAATTCAGAGGCTGTTTTGATTTCAAGGAATTTAAAAACACTTGAAAACAAGGAAGCTTATATTTTTACTGAAAGAATCAAAGGAATTTTAACTGCAAGAGAATATGTTATAATTGAGTATGATGTTGAAGAAAAACTCCTTGAAAAGGCAGCTGCTATAACTCCTGGGATTGAGTCTCCCACTGTTTCTCCTTTAAGCAAAAAAGGATGGATTGCAATAAAGTCCATGGTAAGAAAAAAAGAAGTTAATTTTATGATGGATAAACTTGTGGAGCTTGGAGCAAGGGGAGTTATTGTAATTGATATAAGAACATGCAGAATATAG
- the mtaB gene encoding tRNA (N(6)-L-threonylcarbamoyladenosine(37)-C(2))-methylthiotransferase MtaB: protein MKKFKIITLGCKCNHYESDSIAMQLEQSGYEQNEETPDLVIVNTCTVTAKAGMQSRQAIRKELKKNPLVKIIATGCHSQTEPEEIKKINKKITLVSQGKKNLIPEFTIKDSFEDTIISSVCSETEFKFMSSPNKATKTRAYLKIQDGCNAFCSYCIIPYSRGRSRSMAFEQVIEELVKLKENGYKEVVLTGIHIGCYGKDLKNKTNFTSLIKHLAKNNQKFPRLRISSIEPDEITDEIIEIGASTSILCPHFHIPFQSGDDYILKKMKRPYSRKFLEELVLKIKNRINDASIGVDVLFGFPGETESCFQNTFNLLKELPVSYFHVFPFSPRKNTAAAGFKNQINGKITKKRCQLARSLSNLKKDEFYKSQSGKVKNVLIENQRDKQTGNLKGFTENYVSVFVRGENSLKNEIKQVKLKLDQKTGFMESELI from the coding sequence ATGAAAAAATTTAAAATCATTACCCTGGGTTGCAAATGCAATCATTACGAATCTGACTCAATAGCAATGCAACTTGAACAAAGCGGATATGAACAAAATGAAGAAACTCCAGACCTTGTTATTGTAAACACTTGTACTGTGACTGCCAAAGCAGGAATGCAGTCAAGACAGGCAATAAGAAAAGAGCTTAAAAAAAATCCTTTAGTAAAAATTATAGCTACAGGATGCCACTCTCAAACAGAACCTGAAGAAATAAAAAAAATAAATAAGAAAATAACCCTTGTTTCCCAAGGGAAAAAAAACCTTATTCCTGAATTTACAATCAAAGACTCATTTGAAGATACAATTATAAGTTCAGTATGTTCAGAAACAGAATTCAAGTTTATGTCTTCGCCAAACAAAGCAACAAAAACAAGAGCTTACCTCAAAATTCAAGACGGGTGCAATGCTTTTTGCTCTTATTGCATTATTCCATATTCAAGAGGAAGAAGCAGAAGCATGGCCTTTGAACAGGTAATTGAAGAACTTGTAAAGCTTAAAGAAAATGGATATAAAGAAGTTGTGTTAACAGGGATTCACATTGGCTGTTATGGAAAAGATTTAAAAAACAAAACCAACTTTACTTCCCTTATAAAACATCTTGCAAAAAACAATCAAAAATTTCCAAGGCTTAGAATAAGCTCAATAGAACCCGATGAAATTACTGATGAGATAATTGAAATAGGAGCTTCTACTTCAATTTTATGTCCTCATTTCCATATCCCGTTTCAAAGCGGCGATGACTATATTTTAAAAAAAATGAAAAGACCCTATTCCAGAAAATTTTTAGAAGAACTTGTGTTGAAAATAAAAAACAGAATTAATGACGCCTCAATAGGAGTAGATGTTTTATTTGGATTCCCAGGTGAAACAGAAAGTTGTTTTCAAAACACATTCAACCTTTTAAAAGAACTCCCTGTTTCATACTTTCATGTCTTCCCTTTTTCTCCAAGAAAAAATACAGCTGCAGCAGGATTTAAAAACCAGATAAACGGTAAAATAACAAAAAAAAGATGCCAACTTGCAAGAAGTCTGAGTAATTTAAAAAAAGATGAATTTTACAAATCTCAATCAGGTAAAGTTAAAAATGTATTAATTGAAAACCAAAGGGATAAGCAAACAGGCAATTTAAAAGGTTTTACAGAAAACTATGTTTCTGTTTTTGTTAGAGGTGAGAATTCACTTAAAAATGAAATAAAACAAGTTAAACTCAAACTTGATCAAAAAACTGGATTTATGGAATCAGAGTTGATTTGA
- a CDS encoding 3-isopropylmalate dehydratase large subunit, with translation MGKTIAEKIFDAHLVDTPGKGINVLRLDSVFCHEITTPVAINDLKKRGKDRVFDPDKIKVVIDHVTPAKDSKTALQGKILRDWAKENKIKDFFDIGRNGVCHAIFPEKGFVRPGATIIMGDSHTCTHGAFGAFAAGVGTTDLEVGILKGVCAFKYPETIKIEVEGSLKQGVFAKDLILHIIGMLGVNGATDKVIEFTGPVISEMNMEERMTLCNMAIEAGGTSGICYPDEKTVDYLWEFIKSDFDSKEEALNDYSKWISDKDAKYSETIKIDASQVVPVSTFGFKPDLVKPVAEFENVVVDQVYIGSCTNGRLSDLEVAAKVLEGKRISDNVRGIVSPATPEVFSQALDKGIIKIFMDSGFCVTNPTCGACLGMSNGVLAEGEVCASTTNRNFNGRMGKGGMVHLMSPATAAQTAIKGYIENSPLFKG, from the coding sequence ATGGGAAAAACAATAGCAGAAAAAATATTTGATGCTCATCTTGTTGATACCCCTGGAAAAGGTATAAATGTCCTTAGACTTGATTCGGTATTTTGCCACGAGATTACAACTCCGGTGGCAATTAATGACCTTAAAAAAAGAGGTAAGGACAGGGTCTTTGATCCTGACAAGATAAAAGTTGTAATAGATCATGTAACACCTGCCAAGGATTCAAAAACAGCACTTCAGGGAAAGATATTAAGGGATTGGGCAAAGGAAAATAAAATTAAGGATTTTTTTGATATAGGAAGAAATGGAGTTTGCCACGCAATTTTTCCAGAGAAAGGTTTTGTAAGGCCCGGGGCAACAATTATTATGGGTGATTCTCATACTTGTACACACGGGGCTTTTGGAGCCTTTGCCGCAGGTGTTGGTACTACAGATTTAGAAGTGGGAATTTTAAAAGGAGTTTGTGCTTTTAAATATCCTGAAACAATAAAAATTGAAGTTGAAGGAAGTCTTAAGCAAGGTGTGTTTGCAAAGGATCTTATTTTGCACATCATCGGTATGCTTGGGGTTAATGGGGCCACTGACAAGGTTATTGAATTTACCGGTCCTGTTATTTCAGAAATGAATATGGAAGAAAGAATGACCCTTTGCAATATGGCCATAGAAGCAGGAGGAACAAGCGGTATTTGTTATCCTGATGAAAAAACAGTGGATTATCTTTGGGAATTTATAAAATCAGACTTTGATTCAAAAGAAGAAGCTTTAAATGATTATTCAAAATGGATTTCAGACAAAGATGCCAAGTATTCAGAAACAATCAAAATAGATGCTTCTCAAGTTGTTCCTGTTTCAACTTTTGGATTTAAGCCAGATCTGGTAAAGCCTGTGGCTGAGTTTGAAAATGTAGTTGTAGATCAAGTGTATATAGGCTCATGTACCAATGGAAGGCTCTCAGATCTTGAAGTTGCAGCCAAGGTTTTGGAAGGCAAAAGGATTTCTGATAATGTCAGAGGAATAGTATCTCCTGCTACTCCTGAAGTTTTTAGCCAGGCTCTTGATAAGGGAATAATCAAAATTTTTATGGATTCCGGATTTTGTGTTACAAATCCCACTTGCGGAGCCTGTCTTGGAATGAGTAATGGAGTTTTGGCAGAAGGAGAGGTTTGTGCTTCAACAACAAACAGGAATTTTAACGGTCGAATGGGAAAAGGCGGGATGGTTCATCTTATGAGCCCTGCCACAGCAGCTCAGACAGCTATAAAAGGTTATATAGAAAACTCACCTTTGTTTAAGGGTTAG
- a CDS encoding class I adenylate cyclase, giving the protein MSIMGLEKLIRRNSHIFSLYNDKRKALFKEIAPKESTQILYLLPWLLSVNHKKCPGYLPDFKGEFKIFGLESVPWMKKKEKLFKKKFKVEDLRQPYGQSREICVIDGVYTIGSIGTLAHTAYSDCDIWVCVDFEKLGNKNRRFLTQKINLIKDWYDENCRIPIYFFISDIDNIKKGYFGKVDNVSSGSAQKNILIEEFYRTTIVIAGKIPFWWLCVDSGESLDYESTFASVEKSLGGGSEYADFGALPPVNPEEYLGASLWQLQKAFASPLKSVIKMALLKRQIDDPGRRLAADLFRQKVLLSKSEDFVEPMTFTMELLIHSFDTGVKPERLSFLKECFFLRCNINVSEKNPLKKKLVSSFLKSSKIPKTVVRDLQNFKNWDMSSQIKLGKRLVQELFSFYKTIASQGKASLHINLRDLTVLGRKITSIYQKKNGKVNLIPKPAAQFNLLDITYVYENNNWKVFAGNDRSFPLFSGRHIVKAAAFAVWNDLFKVGRVRMEPNRTSVSLQEIVNLSFKLKDFIGKCDVLDNSPLFYLKKEKIQKVLIVVSFEEVHYEKNINNFAIIYKTTWGELFVKRIESPYALQSELKKIKKDNSDFQIEFYLQRNSSYYEKIIRRTRVIIERSFGF; this is encoded by the coding sequence ATGTCTATAATGGGCCTAGAAAAATTAATAAGAAGAAATAGTCATATATTTAGTTTATATAATGACAAAAGGAAAGCTCTTTTTAAAGAAATCGCCCCTAAAGAGAGTACTCAGATATTATATCTTTTGCCCTGGCTTCTCAGTGTTAATCATAAAAAATGCCCTGGTTATCTGCCTGATTTTAAAGGGGAATTTAAAATATTCGGGTTAGAGTCTGTTCCCTGGATGAAAAAAAAAGAAAAGTTGTTTAAAAAAAAGTTCAAAGTTGAAGATTTGAGACAGCCCTATGGGCAGAGCAGGGAAATTTGTGTTATTGATGGTGTTTATACCATAGGAAGTATAGGAACCCTTGCCCATACAGCATATTCCGATTGTGATATTTGGGTTTGTGTAGATTTTGAGAAGCTTGGAAACAAAAACAGGAGATTTTTAACCCAGAAAATAAATCTTATCAAAGACTGGTATGATGAAAACTGTAGAATTCCCATATATTTTTTTATTTCAGACATAGATAATATCAAAAAAGGTTATTTTGGGAAAGTTGATAATGTAAGTTCAGGCTCTGCCCAGAAAAATATTTTAATAGAGGAGTTCTATAGAACAACCATAGTTATTGCAGGAAAAATTCCTTTTTGGTGGCTTTGTGTAGATTCAGGGGAAAGCCTTGATTATGAATCAACCTTTGCTTCTGTTGAAAAGAGTCTTGGGGGAGGAAGTGAGTATGCAGATTTTGGTGCCCTCCCACCTGTAAACCCGGAAGAGTATTTAGGAGCTTCTTTGTGGCAGCTTCAGAAAGCATTTGCAAGTCCACTAAAGTCAGTAATTAAAATGGCTCTTTTGAAAAGGCAGATTGATGATCCAGGTAGAAGGCTTGCGGCAGACCTTTTCAGGCAAAAAGTTTTGCTTTCAAAATCAGAAGATTTTGTTGAGCCAATGACTTTTACCATGGAGCTCTTAATTCATAGTTTTGATACAGGAGTAAAGCCGGAAAGGCTCTCATTTTTAAAAGAATGTTTTTTTTTAAGATGCAATATAAATGTTTCAGAAAAAAATCCGCTAAAGAAAAAACTTGTCAGCTCTTTTTTAAAGAGTTCAAAGATTCCTAAAACAGTTGTTCGTGATCTTCAAAATTTTAAAAACTGGGATATGTCGTCTCAAATAAAACTTGGGAAACGTTTGGTCCAGGAGCTTTTTTCTTTTTATAAAACAATTGCTTCCCAGGGGAAGGCAAGCCTCCACATAAACTTAAGGGATCTAACTGTTCTTGGAAGAAAAATCACTTCAATTTATCAAAAGAAAAATGGGAAGGTAAATCTGATTCCAAAGCCGGCCGCTCAATTTAATCTTCTTGATATTACTTATGTTTATGAAAACAATAACTGGAAAGTTTTTGCTGGAAATGACCGTTCTTTTCCGTTATTTTCAGGACGTCATATAGTAAAGGCTGCAGCTTTTGCTGTTTGGAATGACCTTTTCAAGGTCGGCAGGGTAAGGATGGAACCCAATCGCACAAGTGTAAGTCTTCAGGAAATTGTTAATCTTTCCTTTAAATTAAAAGATTTTATAGGTAAGTGTGATGTGCTTGACAATTCGCCTCTTTTTTACCTCAAAAAGGAAAAAATCCAAAAAGTTCTTATTGTGGTAAGTTTTGAAGAGGTCCATTATGAAAAAAATATAAATAATTTTGCCATCATATATAAAACAACTTGGGGAGAACTTTTTGTTAAAAGGATTGAATCCCCATACGCACTTCAAAGTGAGCTAAAAAAAATTAAGAAAGATAATTCAGATTTTCAGATTGAGTTTTATCTACAGAGAAACAGCAGTTATTATGAGAAAATAATAAGACGAACCAGGGTTATAATTGAAAGGTCTTTTGGTTTTTAA
- a CDS encoding cupin domain-containing protein, giving the protein MLNSGIKYPFGKRIRKIREKKKLTLKTVASSAGVSESLISQIERDKVSPSIDTLFGIVDVLDIDLEYIFKDFKKKRMVNIVKSAQRNIRTIGDITYHQLSSISSPEGDKTKDVEAYLIEIPADNEKGSSEYGHAGKEMGFILEGSGILEYGGVNYKLEKGDSVSFESDIPHKLKNNGSETLKAFWVTTPPRLFIHNT; this is encoded by the coding sequence ATGTTAAATTCCGGGATAAAATACCCCTTTGGAAAAAGAATAAGAAAAATAAGAGAAAAGAAAAAACTTACCTTAAAAACAGTGGCCTCAAGTGCGGGGGTAAGTGAAAGTCTTATCTCTCAGATTGAAAGGGACAAGGTGTCTCCTTCGATAGATACTTTGTTTGGGATAGTAGATGTTTTAGATATTGATCTTGAATATATTTTTAAAGATTTTAAAAAAAAGAGGATGGTCAATATAGTAAAATCAGCTCAAAGAAATATCAGGACAATTGGGGATATAACCTATCATCAGCTTTCTTCAATCAGCTCTCCTGAAGGAGATAAGACAAAAGATGTGGAAGCTTATCTCATAGAAATTCCAGCGGACAATGAAAAAGGTAGCAGTGAATATGGTCATGCTGGAAAAGAGATGGGTTTTATCCTTGAGGGAAGTGGAATCCTTGAGTATGGAGGTGTAAATTACAAGTTGGAAAAAGGGGACAGCGTTTCTTTTGAATCAGATATTCCACACAAGCTTAAAAATAATGGAAGTGAAACTTTAAAGGCTTTTTGGGTTACCACTCCTCCAAGGCTTTTTATCCACAATACTTAA
- a CDS encoding cold-shock protein, which yields MANGIVKWFNESKGYGFIEQEDGPDVFVHHTGINMDGFKTLSEGQKVVFDIAEGPKGKNAVNVVPQ from the coding sequence ATGGCAAACGGAATTGTAAAGTGGTTCAATGAAAGTAAAGGCTATGGGTTTATCGAACAAGAAGACGGACCAGACGTTTTTGTTCATCATACTGGAATTAACATGGATGGATTTAAAACTCTATCAGAAGGTCAAAAAGTAGTTTTTGACATTGCAGAAGGTCCCAAAGGAAAAAATGCAGTTAATGTAGTTCCTCAATAA